Proteins encoded together in one Pseudomonas sp. TCU-HL1 window:
- a CDS encoding PA3496 family putative envelope integrity protein, with the protein MSTAKDDIELEEEFVSEDAEESEAPAETAKTNLTKRRIIDNYLEERRLQKQLSDYDFDL; encoded by the coding sequence ATGAGCACAGCCAAAGACGATATCGAGCTCGAAGAAGAATTCGTTTCCGAGGATGCCGAAGAGTCGGAAGCCCCGGCAGAAACCGCGAAAACCAACCTGACCAAGCGCCGCATCATCGACAACTACCTCGAAGAGCGGCGCCTGCAGAAGCAGCTTTCCGACTACGACTTCGATCTGTGA
- the nth gene encoding endonuclease III, giving the protein MNAAKRYEIFRRLHDDDPNPTTELAYSTPFELLIAVILSAQATDVGVNKATAKLYPVANTPEAIHALGVEGLSEYIKTIGLFNSKAKNVIETCRILIEKHGSQVPDNREDLEALPGVGRKTANVVLNTAFRQPTMAVDTHIFRVSNRTGIAPGKNVLEVEKKLLKFVPKEFLLDAHHWLILHGRYVCVARKPRCGACRIEDLCEYKAKTSDD; this is encoded by the coding sequence ATGAACGCCGCAAAACGCTACGAAATTTTCCGCCGCCTCCACGACGACGACCCCAACCCCACCACCGAACTGGCCTACAGCACGCCCTTCGAGTTGCTGATCGCGGTCATCCTTTCGGCACAGGCCACGGACGTGGGCGTGAACAAGGCCACCGCCAAACTCTATCCCGTGGCCAATACGCCGGAGGCCATCCATGCCCTGGGCGTGGAAGGCCTGTCCGAGTACATCAAGACCATCGGCCTGTTCAACAGCAAGGCCAAGAACGTCATCGAGACCTGCCGCATCCTCATCGAGAAACACGGTAGTCAGGTGCCGGACAATCGCGAGGACCTCGAAGCGCTGCCCGGCGTCGGCCGCAAGACGGCCAACGTGGTGCTCAACACCGCCTTCCGCCAGCCGACCATGGCAGTGGACACGCACATCTTCCGGGTCAGCAACCGCACCGGCATCGCCCCCGGCAAGAACGTGCTGGAGGTGGAGAAGAAATTGCTGAAATTCGTGCCCAAGGAATTCCTGCTGGACGCCCACCACTGGCTGATCCTGCATGGCCGCTACGTTTGCGTGGCCCGCAAACCGCGCTGTGGTGCATGCCGCATCGAGGATTTGTGCGAGTACAAGGCCAAGACGTCTGACGATTGA
- a CDS encoding Rnf-Nqr domain containing protein: MKARHLGLTGLALLIGATDLLIKGVGLALAGLPVLMLFGLALPALRRQLEGPAYWLGAVLLSALLASLATLLLQAGAYELHRALGPFPYLLVLPCLQLATEDTTDTLDGLRAGTAFAVLALLLGALREALGHASLLAHVDWLLGPATLGWTIQFGADGLPLFALAPGAFILLGTLLALWRRLTNRTADSQ, encoded by the coding sequence ATGAAAGCACGCCACCTCGGTCTGACCGGCCTGGCCCTGCTCATCGGCGCCACTGACCTGTTGATCAAAGGCGTCGGCCTGGCACTCGCCGGACTACCCGTGCTGATGCTTTTCGGCTTGGCCCTGCCGGCGTTGCGGCGGCAGCTGGAAGGTCCGGCTTACTGGCTCGGCGCCGTGCTGCTGTCCGCCTTGCTGGCGAGCCTGGCCACCTTGCTGTTACAAGCCGGCGCCTATGAACTGCACCGCGCCCTCGGCCCTTTCCCCTACCTGCTGGTTTTGCCCTGCCTGCAACTCGCCACCGAAGACACTACGGACACCCTCGACGGCCTGCGCGCGGGAACGGCCTTCGCCGTGCTTGCCCTGCTGCTCGGAGCCCTGCGCGAAGCCCTTGGCCACGCCAGTCTGCTCGCACACGTCGACTGGCTGCTGGGCCCTGCCACGCTGGGCTGGACTATCCAGTTCGGCGCCGATGGCCTTCCCCTGTTCGCCCTTGCGCCCGGAGCCTTTATCCTGCTAGGTACGCTACTGGCGCTTTGGCGCCGCCTGACCAACCGGACTGCTGATTCCCAATGA
- a CDS encoding RnfABCDGE type electron transport complex subunit G, translating to MKGRGLLLLAVLAGFGLIVLIAASQLFADRIEAERQAADERALLDLLPPGSYDNHPLAQPIALPAHELLGNPAPTQAWLATRDGTPVAVLLPATAKGYEGPIRLLLAIRPDGRLLATKVLGHRETPGIGDRIEPARSHWLALFSDVSLAGHPEAEWRVKADKGEFDQIAGATITSRAVVSAIQHALQFFDGHRALLLGGTAP from the coding sequence GTGAAGGGCCGCGGCCTGCTGCTACTGGCCGTGCTGGCGGGCTTCGGTCTGATCGTACTGATCGCCGCCAGCCAACTGTTCGCCGACCGTATCGAGGCCGAACGCCAGGCCGCCGACGAGCGCGCCCTGCTCGACCTGCTGCCCCCCGGCAGCTATGACAACCATCCCCTGGCCCAACCCATCGCCTTGCCTGCCCATGAGCTGCTGGGCAACCCGGCGCCCACGCAAGCCTGGCTGGCGACCCGCGATGGCACCCCGGTCGCCGTGCTGCTGCCGGCCACCGCCAAAGGCTACGAGGGGCCGATTCGCCTGCTGCTGGCGATACGTCCGGACGGGCGCCTGCTGGCCACCAAGGTGCTCGGCCACCGCGAAACACCCGGAATCGGCGACCGCATCGAACCGGCGCGCAGCCATTGGCTTGCGCTGTTCAGCGACGTGTCCCTGGCCGGCCACCCGGAAGCAGAATGGCGGGTAAAGGCCGACAAGGGCGAGTTCGACCAGATCGCCGGCGCCACCATCACCTCCCGCGCCGTGGTCAGTGCCATCCAGCACGCCCTGCAGTTCTTCGATGGCCACCGCGCGCTGCTGCTCGGAGGGACGGCGCCATGA
- a CDS encoding RnfABCDGE type electron transport complex subunit D, translating to MTTRPAFDPRPSMQLVLVACLPGLLALFWQYGWGSVLQLLVALPAAVACEALVRRLRQQPAVPAASLLNQPLLGEGSALVSATLLALALPPYSPWWLTACACAFALLFGKALFGGFGQNPFNPAMLGYALVLVAFPAHLNQWPTPGQHPGLGESLQQVLGLGSGLVDGWSQATALDSLKHNDRLTISELFEGHLAFGSLGGRGSEWVNLAFLLGGLLLLQRKVIRWHAPVGLLSGLFIASLFCWNGSGSDSNGSPLFHLFSGATMLGAFFIATEPVSGAASDRGRFLFGIGAGLLLYVIRTWGGYADGMAFAILLMNLLVPALDRFAPRSQEAQP from the coding sequence ATGACCACTCGCCCGGCCTTCGACCCGCGCCCCAGCATGCAACTGGTGCTGGTCGCCTGTCTGCCGGGCCTGCTGGCACTGTTCTGGCAGTACGGCTGGGGCAGCGTGTTGCAGTTGCTGGTAGCACTTCCTGCCGCCGTCGCCTGCGAAGCCCTGGTACGCCGCCTGCGGCAACAGCCTGCGGTGCCTGCGGCATCGCTGCTCAATCAACCGCTGCTGGGCGAAGGCAGTGCCCTGGTCAGCGCGACCCTGCTGGCCCTCGCGCTGCCGCCTTACTCGCCCTGGTGGCTGACCGCCTGCGCCTGCGCCTTCGCCCTGCTGTTCGGCAAGGCGCTGTTCGGCGGCTTCGGCCAGAACCCGTTCAATCCCGCGATGCTCGGCTATGCGCTGGTACTGGTGGCCTTTCCCGCCCACCTCAACCAGTGGCCAACGCCCGGCCAGCACCCCGGACTGGGTGAATCCCTGCAACAGGTTCTGGGCCTGGGCAGCGGGCTGGTGGATGGCTGGAGCCAGGCCACCGCGCTGGACAGCCTCAAACACAACGATCGCCTGACCATCTCCGAGCTCTTCGAGGGCCACCTCGCCTTTGGCAGCCTTGGCGGACGCGGATCGGAGTGGGTCAACCTTGCCTTCCTGCTCGGTGGACTGCTCCTGCTGCAACGCAAGGTCATCCGCTGGCACGCGCCCGTGGGCCTGCTGTCCGGCCTTTTCATCGCCAGCCTCTTTTGCTGGAACGGGTCCGGCTCCGACTCCAACGGTTCGCCGCTCTTCCACCTGTTCAGTGGCGCCACCATGCTCGGCGCGTTCTTCATTGCGACCGAACCCGTCTCCGGTGCCGCCAGCGACCGTGGCCGCTTTCTGTTCGGCATCGGCGCCGGGCTGCTGCTCTATGTGATTCGCACCTGGGGCGGCTATGCCGACGGCATGGCCTTCGCGATCCTGCTGATGAACCTGCTCGTGCCCGCCCTGGATCGTTTCGCACCCCGTAGCCAGGAAGCGCAGCCGTGA
- the rsxB gene encoding electron transport complex subunit RsxB — MSQASLIQSIDALLPQTQCGKCGHPGCKPYAEGIAKGEAINKCPPGGTATIIALADLLKVQPLPLDAPNGPVPPQIAFIREAECIGCTKCIQACPVDAIVGAAKQMHTVITDECTGCELCVAPCPVDCIDILPLAEPAASAQRQHADQFRQRFEFRNARLARDEARRQAEREARAARAAQAQQSTAAPVDAVQAAIERVKAQKAAAPSLSDQQKRLKIEAAMAQVALKKAEDKLEVYGTSDLQALVVELRAANDKAQAALKAALEIPSPQVDEATLKQAKIAAAMSRAQLARSEKAFGESPTDDQQAQLAELRAAVDQAQQRLDTCQGTPTAPVASEGEARLKQAKIALASQRAKLKSAEQRGANEDELTTLRQALSDAEAALHAAEDASGKQPPNLQRIDKRPVDPAVRALKTELAYARADVSKLERQPDIDPAVLAQARDRLAKAERALAELP; from the coding sequence ATGAGCCAGGCCAGCCTGATCCAGAGCATCGACGCCCTGCTACCGCAAACCCAGTGCGGCAAGTGCGGTCACCCCGGTTGCAAGCCTTACGCCGAAGGCATCGCCAAGGGCGAAGCGATCAACAAGTGCCCACCTGGCGGTACGGCCACCATCATCGCCCTGGCCGATCTGCTGAAGGTCCAGCCGCTGCCACTCGACGCCCCCAACGGCCCGGTGCCGCCGCAGATCGCCTTCATCCGCGAGGCCGAGTGCATCGGCTGCACCAAGTGCATCCAGGCCTGCCCGGTGGACGCCATTGTCGGCGCCGCCAAGCAGATGCATACCGTGATCACTGACGAATGCACCGGCTGCGAGCTCTGTGTGGCGCCCTGCCCGGTGGATTGCATCGATATCCTGCCGCTGGCCGAACCGGCTGCCAGCGCCCAGCGCCAACACGCCGATCAGTTCCGTCAGCGCTTCGAATTCCGCAATGCCCGCCTGGCCCGTGACGAAGCCCGCCGCCAGGCCGAGCGCGAAGCCCGTGCCGCCCGCGCGGCGCAGGCCCAGCAAAGCACCGCTGCGCCGGTGGACGCCGTACAGGCCGCCATCGAACGGGTGAAGGCACAGAAGGCCGCCGCCCCGAGCCTCAGCGACCAGCAGAAGCGCCTGAAGATCGAAGCCGCAATGGCCCAGGTGGCGCTGAAGAAGGCTGAAGACAAGCTGGAGGTTTACGGCACGTCTGACTTGCAGGCCCTGGTCGTCGAACTGCGTGCAGCCAACGACAAGGCCCAGGCTGCGCTCAAGGCCGCGCTGGAAATCCCCAGTCCGCAGGTGGACGAAGCAACGCTCAAGCAAGCGAAGATCGCAGCCGCCATGAGCCGTGCCCAGCTGGCCAGGTCAGAGAAAGCCTTTGGCGAATCCCCCACTGACGATCAACAGGCCCAGCTGGCCGAACTGCGCGCTGCGGTGGACCAGGCCCAGCAACGCCTGGACACCTGCCAGGGCACACCCACCGCGCCTGTGGCCAGCGAGGGCGAAGCCCGCCTCAAACAGGCCAAGATCGCCCTCGCCAGCCAGCGCGCGAAGCTGAAAAGCGCCGAACAGCGCGGCGCGAATGAAGACGAGCTGACCACGCTGCGACAGGCCCTGAGCGATGCCGAAGCGGCCCTGCACGCCGCCGAAGACGCCTCGGGCAAGCAGCCGCCGAACCTGCAACGTATCGACAAGCGCCCCGTGGACCCCGCCGTGCGCGCCCTGAAGACCGAACTGGCCTACGCCCGCGCCGACGTCAGCAAGCTGGAGCGCCAGCCCGACATCGACCCGGCCGTCCTGGCCCAGGCCCGCGACCGCCTTGCCAAGGCCGAGCGAGCCCTGGCCGAACTGCCCTGA
- a CDS encoding Rnf-Nqr domain containing protein, whose amino-acid sequence MIEFLLTLLGAALVNNLILGMPLGADSLRQPRNRALAVAGGALVAVSTPLAWLLEQLVLAPLGLQTLRLFIFLPLVAPLAWLCLEGLTRLHPQLPRNGLWPLLLANGAALGAMLIGSADTFASALGLGLGGGLGFWLVLTVFDDLLEQVDDALVPAAFRGTPMLLVCAGLMGLAFLGFNGMGAQ is encoded by the coding sequence ATGATCGAATTTCTCCTCACACTGCTCGGAGCAGCCCTGGTCAACAACCTCATTCTCGGCATGCCCCTGGGCGCCGACAGCCTGCGTCAGCCGCGCAACCGCGCGCTGGCAGTGGCCGGTGGCGCGCTCGTCGCCGTCTCCACGCCCCTCGCCTGGCTGCTCGAGCAACTCGTCCTTGCCCCGCTTGGCCTCCAAACGCTGCGCCTGTTCATTTTCCTGCCGCTGGTGGCACCGCTCGCCTGGCTCTGCCTTGAAGGGCTCACCCGCCTGCACCCGCAGTTGCCCCGCAACGGCCTCTGGCCCCTGTTGCTGGCCAATGGCGCGGCGCTGGGCGCCATGCTGATCGGCAGTGCCGACACCTTCGCTTCGGCCCTTGGCTTGGGCCTCGGGGGTGGATTGGGTTTCTGGCTGGTACTGACCGTGTTTGACGACCTGCTCGAGCAGGTGGATGACGCCCTGGTCCCCGCCGCCTTCCGCGGTACGCCCATGCTGCTGGTCTGCGCAGGCCTGATGGGCCTGGCCTTCCTCGGCTTCAACGGCATGGGGGCGCAATGA
- the metG gene encoding methionine--tRNA ligase, whose protein sequence is MTEPRKILVTSALPYANGSIHLGHMVEYIQTDIWVRFQKMRGNQAIYVCADDAHGSAIMLRAEKEGITSEQLIDNVRAEHTTDFADFLVDFDNYHSTHSEENRALSSSIYTKLRDAGHIGTRPVTQYYDPEKQMFLADRFIKGTCPKCGTEDQYGDNCESCGATYSPTELKNPKSAISGATPVLKESLHFFFKLPNFDAMLKAWTRSGALQDSVANKIAEWLDAGLQEWDISRDAPYFGFEIPDAPGKYFYVWLDAPIGYMASFQNLCARRPELDFEAFWNKDSNAELYHFIGKDIVNFHALFWPAMLEGAGYRKPTALNVHGYLTVNGQKMSKSRGTFIKARTYLDHLQPEYLRYYYASKLSRSVDDLDLNLDDFVQKVNSDLVGKVVNIASRCAGFIHKGNAGKLVAENAAPELFADFAAAAPSITEAFEHRDFARAMREIMALADRANAWIADKAPWALAKQEGKQAEVQAVCAAGVNLFRQLVIFLKPVLPQLAAAAEQFLNVAPLTWDDHKTLLADHQLNAFNPLMTRIEPAKIEAMVAASKEDLAAASAPKGNGELEKDPLAAEIAFDTFASVDLRIALIEKAEFVEGADKLLRLTLDIGDAKRNVFSGIKSAYPDPSQLEGRLTLYVANLAARKMKFGVSEGMVLAAGAGGEEIYLLSPDSGAKPGQRVK, encoded by the coding sequence ATGACCGAGCCCCGCAAAATCCTTGTGACAAGCGCCCTCCCCTATGCCAACGGGTCCATTCACCTCGGGCATATGGTCGAGTACATCCAGACCGATATCTGGGTGCGCTTCCAGAAGATGCGTGGCAACCAAGCTATTTATGTCTGCGCCGACGACGCCCACGGTTCCGCCATCATGCTGCGTGCCGAAAAGGAGGGCATCACCTCCGAGCAGCTGATCGACAACGTCCGCGCCGAACACACCACCGACTTCGCCGACTTCCTGGTGGACTTCGACAACTACCACTCCACCCATTCGGAAGAAAACCGCGCGCTCTCCAGCAGCATCTACACCAAGCTGCGCGACGCCGGCCATATCGGCACCCGTCCGGTGACCCAGTACTACGACCCGGAAAAGCAGATGTTCCTGGCCGACCGCTTCATCAAGGGCACCTGCCCGAAATGCGGCACCGAGGACCAGTACGGCGACAACTGCGAATCCTGCGGCGCGACCTACTCGCCCACCGAACTGAAAAACCCAAAATCCGCGATCTCCGGCGCCACGCCGGTGCTCAAGGAGTCCCTGCACTTTTTCTTCAAGCTGCCGAACTTCGACGCCATGCTGAAGGCGTGGACCCGCAGCGGCGCCCTGCAGGACTCGGTGGCCAACAAGATCGCCGAATGGCTGGACGCCGGCCTGCAGGAGTGGGACATCAGCCGCGATGCGCCCTACTTCGGCTTCGAGATCCCGGACGCCCCCGGCAAGTACTTCTATGTCTGGCTGGATGCCCCGATCGGCTACATGGCCAGCTTCCAGAACCTCTGCGCACGCCGCCCGGAGCTGGACTTCGAGGCTTTCTGGAACAAGGACTCCAACGCCGAGCTGTACCACTTCATCGGCAAGGACATCGTCAATTTCCACGCCCTGTTCTGGCCCGCCATGCTCGAAGGCGCCGGCTACCGCAAGCCGACCGCGCTGAACGTACACGGCTACCTGACTGTGAACGGCCAGAAGATGTCCAAGTCCCGCGGCACCTTCATCAAGGCGCGCACCTACCTGGACCACCTGCAGCCGGAATACCTGCGCTACTACTACGCGTCCAAGCTGAGCCGCAGCGTCGATGACCTCGACCTGAACCTCGACGACTTCGTGCAGAAGGTGAACTCCGACCTGGTGGGCAAGGTGGTCAACATCGCCAGCCGCTGCGCCGGTTTCATCCACAAGGGCAACGCCGGCAAGCTGGTGGCCGAGAACGCCGCGCCGGAGCTGTTCGCCGACTTCGCTGCCGCCGCGCCGAGCATCACCGAAGCCTTTGAGCACCGTGACTTCGCCCGCGCCATGCGCGAAATCATGGCCCTGGCCGACCGTGCCAACGCCTGGATCGCCGACAAGGCGCCTTGGGCTCTGGCCAAGCAAGAAGGCAAGCAGGCCGAGGTGCAAGCCGTGTGCGCCGCTGGCGTCAACCTGTTCCGCCAGCTGGTGATTTTCCTCAAGCCCGTGCTGCCACAACTGGCGGCCGCCGCCGAGCAGTTCCTCAACGTCGCCCCGCTGACCTGGGACGACCACAAGACGCTGCTCGCCGACCATCAGCTGAATGCCTTCAACCCGCTGATGACCCGCATCGAGCCGGCGAAGATCGAAGCCATGGTCGCCGCCTCCAAGGAAGACCTGGCCGCAGCCTCGGCGCCCAAGGGCAACGGTGAGCTGGAGAAAGACCCGCTGGCGGCGGAAATCGCCTTCGACACCTTCGCCTCCGTCGACCTGCGCATCGCGCTGATCGAAAAGGCCGAGTTCGTCGAGGGTGCCGACAAGCTGCTGCGCCTGACCCTGGACATCGGCGATGCCAAGCGCAACGTCTTCTCCGGCATCAAGAGCGCCTACCCGGACCCAAGCCAGCTGGAAGGCCGCCTGACCCTTTACGTCGCCAACCTGGCTGCGCGCAAGATGAAGTTCGGCGTCTCCGAAGGCATGGTTCTGGCCGCCGGCGCCGGTGGCGAGGAAATCTACCTGCTCAGCCCTGACAGCGGTGCCAAGCCCGGTCAACGCGTGAAGTAA
- the apbC gene encoding iron-sulfur cluster carrier protein ApbC codes for MSTLSRAQVEASLRQFTDPHLDQDPVSAGCLREVDIQGGKVRVRLELGYAAGLFKAGWAQMLKMALENLDGVDSAEVQVDCVIEAHKAQEQVPALTNVKNIIAVASGKGGVGKSTTAANLALALAREGARVGMLDADIYGPSQGIMFGIAEGTRPKVRDQKFFVPIEAHGVQVMSMAFLTDENTPVVWRGPMVSGALIQLITQTAWEDLDYLVVDMPPGTGDIQLTLAQKVPVAGAVIVTTPQDLALLDARKGVEMFRKVNIPVLGVVENMAVHICSNCGHAEHLFGEGGGEKLASQYGVELLASLPLSIAIRMQSDGGKPTTIADPESQIAMIYQQMARSVGARIAQSDQAATAMPNITISDD; via the coding sequence ATGAGCACCCTGTCCCGCGCCCAGGTCGAAGCCAGCCTGCGCCAGTTCACCGATCCCCACCTCGACCAGGACCCGGTCAGCGCCGGTTGCCTGCGCGAAGTCGACATCCAGGGCGGCAAGGTCCGCGTGCGTCTGGAGCTGGGCTATGCCGCCGGGCTGTTCAAGGCCGGCTGGGCGCAGATGCTGAAGATGGCCCTGGAGAACCTGGACGGCGTGGACAGCGCCGAGGTGCAGGTGGATTGCGTGATTGAGGCGCACAAGGCCCAGGAGCAGGTGCCGGCGCTGACCAACGTGAAGAACATCATCGCCGTGGCCTCCGGCAAGGGCGGCGTGGGCAAGTCCACCACCGCCGCTAACCTGGCCCTGGCGCTGGCCCGCGAAGGCGCGCGCGTGGGCATGCTCGACGCCGATATCTACGGCCCCAGCCAGGGCATCATGTTCGGCATCGCCGAAGGCACCCGTCCCAAGGTGCGCGACCAGAAGTTCTTCGTGCCCATCGAGGCCCATGGCGTACAAGTGATGTCCATGGCCTTCCTCACCGACGAAAACACCCCGGTGGTGTGGCGCGGCCCGATGGTGTCCGGCGCGCTGATCCAGCTGATCACCCAGACGGCCTGGGAAGACCTCGATTACCTGGTGGTGGACATGCCGCCGGGTACCGGCGACATCCAGCTGACCCTGGCGCAGAAGGTGCCAGTGGCCGGTGCGGTGATCGTCACCACCCCGCAGGACCTAGCCCTGCTGGACGCCAGGAAGGGCGTGGAAATGTTCCGTAAGGTGAACATCCCGGTGCTGGGCGTGGTGGAGAACATGGCGGTGCACATCTGCTCCAACTGCGGCCATGCCGAACACCTGTTCGGCGAGGGCGGCGGCGAGAAGCTGGCCTCGCAGTACGGCGTCGAGCTGCTGGCATCGCTGCCGCTGTCCATCGCCATCCGCATGCAGTCCGATGGTGGCAAGCCCACTACCATCGCCGACCCGGAAAGCCAGATCGCCATGATCTACCAGCAGATGGCCCGCAGTGTCGGGGCGCGCATCGCCCAGTCTGACCAGGCTGCAACGGCCATGCCGAACATCACCATCAGCGACGACTGA
- the dcd gene encoding dCTP deaminase, whose translation MSIKSDKWIRRMALEHGMIEPFVERQVRGADDSRVISYGVSSYGYDVRCAAEFKVFTNIYSAVVDPKNFDEKSFVDINSDVCIIPPNSFALARTVEYFRIPRDVLTICLGKSTYARCGIIVNVTPLEPEWEGHVTLEFSNTTNLPAKIYAHEGVAQMLFLKSDEACEVSYKDRGGKYQGQTGVTLPKA comes from the coding sequence ATGAGCATCAAATCGGACAAGTGGATTCGCCGCATGGCTCTGGAGCACGGCATGATCGAGCCGTTCGTCGAGCGCCAGGTGCGCGGTGCGGACGATAGCCGGGTGATCTCCTACGGCGTTTCCAGCTACGGCTACGATGTGCGCTGCGCCGCGGAATTCAAGGTGTTCACCAACATCTATTCCGCCGTTGTTGACCCTAAGAACTTCGACGAGAAGAGTTTCGTGGACATCAACAGCGACGTCTGCATCATTCCGCCGAACTCCTTCGCCCTGGCACGCACGGTCGAGTACTTCCGTATTCCCCGCGATGTGCTGACCATCTGCCTGGGCAAGAGCACCTATGCCCGCTGCGGCATCATCGTCAACGTGACCCCGCTGGAACCCGAGTGGGAAGGCCACGTGACCCTGGAGTTCTCCAACACCACCAACCTGCCGGCCAAGATCTACGCCCACGAAGGCGTGGCGCAGATGCTCTTCCTCAAGTCGGATGAAGCCTGCGAAGTGTCCTACAAGGACCGTGGCGGCAAGTACCAGGGCCAGACCGGGGTGACCCTGCCCAAGGCCTGA
- the nadE gene encoding ammonia-dependent NAD(+) synthetase, translating into MSSNRQQEIAKALDVVPPFADEAALVAEVERRKAFIKDCLRKSGLKVLVLGISGGVDSTTAGRLAQLSVEELRAETGDAGYRFIAVRLPYNVQHDESDAQVAMNFIRADEEETVNIADSVVGLAEQVTHLNNLADARRDFVTGNIKARIRMVAQFAIANANNGLVIGTDHAAEAVMGFFTKFGDGACDLAPLSGLVKNQVRSIAGYLGAPDSLVHKVPTADLEELRPGKPDEEAHGVTYVEIDAFLHGQDVGPEAYATIVRTYDNTQHKRILPLVP; encoded by the coding sequence ATGAGCAGCAACCGCCAGCAAGAAATCGCCAAAGCCCTGGACGTTGTCCCGCCCTTCGCCGATGAAGCCGCCCTGGTGGCCGAAGTCGAGCGGCGCAAGGCCTTCATCAAGGATTGCCTGCGCAAGTCCGGCCTCAAGGTACTGGTGCTGGGCATCAGCGGGGGCGTCGACTCCACCACCGCCGGCCGCCTGGCCCAGTTGTCGGTCGAGGAGCTGCGTGCCGAAACCGGCGATGCCGGCTACCGCTTCATTGCCGTGCGCCTGCCCTACAACGTCCAGCACGACGAATCGGACGCCCAGGTGGCGATGAACTTCATCCGTGCCGATGAAGAAGAGACCGTGAACATCGCAGACAGCGTGGTCGGCCTGGCCGAGCAGGTCACCCACCTGAACAACCTTGCCGACGCGCGCCGCGACTTCGTCACTGGCAATATCAAGGCACGCATCCGCATGGTGGCCCAGTTCGCCATCGCCAACGCCAACAACGGCCTGGTGATCGGTACCGACCACGCCGCCGAGGCCGTCATGGGTTTCTTCACCAAGTTCGGCGACGGCGCCTGCGACCTGGCCCCACTCAGCGGTCTGGTGAAGAACCAGGTGCGCAGCATTGCCGGTTACCTCGGCGCGCCGGACTCCCTGGTGCACAAGGTGCCCACCGCCGATCTGGAAGAACTGCGCCCGGGCAAGCCGGACGAAGAAGCACACGGCGTCACCTACGTCGAGATCGACGCCTTCCTTCACGGCCAGGACGTCGGCCCCGAGGCTTACGCCACCATCGTCCGCACCTACGACAACACCCAGCACAAGCGCATCCTGCCGCTGGTGCCCTGA